From Rhodopseudomonas palustris, a single genomic window includes:
- a CDS encoding transporter: protein MPPVLPLAGDVRFSVPAAEPAAGGASAHPMVPGLIWAFRIGPDGVAQARPDGVLPLEPHDGWTWLHLDLTDTRALHWIGGTELPPPAKALLQAADAYQQIHNVGGCVYGAIADLGRDIDEITEDIGLLRFAMTEHLVITGRHQPLGAVDEARRALETGHRVESCAGLFDMIVHNVAEAIEAIADDMAQALDRLEEKLLTDDTDELRQGLGRLRRSCVRLHRHLSGLRVLLHRFDRDGAELAPRLRPCAGKLAQRLDGLDHSVVEMRERSRLLQEELHLQIEEQGNSSLRVLSVLTALLLPPTLVTGMFGMNLHGLPFAEDAGGFVWAIVIMLLSSIVAYVVMKRFGLIR from the coding sequence ATGCCGCCCGTGCTGCCGCTCGCGGGCGATGTCCGCTTCAGTGTCCCCGCCGCAGAACCCGCGGCCGGCGGCGCCTCGGCGCATCCGATGGTGCCCGGGCTGATCTGGGCGTTCCGGATCGGCCCCGACGGGGTCGCACAGGCGAGGCCTGACGGCGTATTGCCACTCGAACCGCACGACGGCTGGACCTGGCTACATCTCGATCTCACCGACACCCGCGCGCTGCATTGGATCGGCGGCACCGAGCTGCCGCCGCCGGCCAAGGCCTTGCTGCAGGCCGCGGACGCCTATCAGCAGATCCACAATGTCGGCGGCTGCGTGTACGGGGCGATCGCCGATCTCGGCCGCGACATCGACGAAATCACCGAGGACATCGGCCTGCTGCGCTTCGCTATGACCGAGCATCTGGTGATCACCGGACGTCACCAGCCGCTCGGCGCGGTCGATGAGGCGCGGCGGGCGCTGGAGACCGGCCATCGGGTCGAGAGCTGTGCCGGGCTGTTCGACATGATCGTCCACAACGTCGCCGAGGCGATCGAAGCGATCGCCGACGACATGGCGCAGGCGCTCGACCGGCTCGAGGAGAAGCTCTTGACCGACGACACCGACGAGCTGCGCCAGGGCCTCGGCCGGCTGCGCCGCAGTTGCGTGCGGCTGCATCGGCATCTATCCGGCCTGCGCGTGCTGCTGCATCGGTTCGACCGCGACGGCGCCGAACTCGCTCCGCGGCTGCGGCCGTGCGCCGGCAAGCTGGCGCAGCGGCTCGACGGGCTCGACCATTCGGTGGTCGAGATGCGCGAGCGCAGCCGGTTGTTGCAGGAAGAGCTGCATCTGCAGATCGAGGAGCAGGGCAACAGCAGCCTGCGGGTGCTGTCGGTGCTGACCGCACTGCTGCTGCCCCCGACACTCGTCACCGGCATGTTCGGGATGAACCTGCACGGCCTGCCGTTCGCCGAGGACGCCGGCGGCTTTGTCTGGGCGATCGTGATCATGCTGCTGTCGTCGATCGTCGCCTATGTGGTGATGAAGCGCTTCGGTCTGATCAGGTAG